In Candidatus Kaistella beijingensis, a genomic segment contains:
- a CDS encoding AMP-dependent synthetase/ligase: MNFTQFLNKNTKRFPMKPAIGFKKNEEWKELDWKNFRRMVFKTANALKDAGIAENDRVAIYSDNSAEWIIFDLAIISLGAITVPIYSTNNLEQAEYILKESESKMILVGNQEQYDAAFEILNKSHILQEIIVSKKSVWIKTENSQFLEDFIKNADERFKIVEKNDDDLATIIYTSGTTGVPKGVMLTHGNFQKCCDAHFDFFKFRNFEGEHSLAFLPLTHIFERSWTLLCLYGGAKVSFLENTKLIATALTEVKPTMMCSVPRFYQKIYAGIQEMVAESSDSKKKIFNWALKNGGEVAELKRLDKSIPLSLNLKNAIANKLVFNKIKNKLGGNLWFMPCGGASISSEVTKFFDAMGIHITVGYGLTETTATLTAFPLQNYEHGTAGITLGDTQIKIGENDEILAKGSGIMKGYYKKPHETAEVFTEDGWFKTGDAGEFDEKGNLVITDRIKDLMKTSNGKYIAPQPIENMLSNNNFITQAMVIAEGKPYVTALIIPNFEALKEQLPKMNINFTNWEEVVNLDEVKEFYHQKINEIQHSFSGFEKVKKFVLMPSEFEIASGEITPTLKVKRNVVMKKYSDLIDKMYHN, from the coding sequence ATGAATTTCACCCAATTCCTCAATAAAAACACCAAAAGATTTCCCATGAAACCCGCAATAGGTTTCAAAAAAAACGAAGAATGGAAAGAACTTGATTGGAAAAATTTTCGAAGAATGGTTTTCAAAACAGCCAATGCTTTGAAAGATGCGGGAATTGCTGAAAATGACCGGGTTGCGATTTATTCCGACAACTCTGCGGAATGGATTATTTTCGATTTGGCCATCATTTCTCTCGGCGCAATCACGGTTCCGATTTATTCTACAAACAATCTCGAACAGGCGGAATACATTCTAAAAGAATCAGAATCGAAAATGATTTTGGTCGGAAATCAGGAACAGTATGATGCGGCGTTTGAAATTTTGAATAAAAGTCATATTCTGCAAGAAATCATTGTTTCTAAGAAATCGGTTTGGATCAAAACAGAGAACTCACAATTCTTGGAAGACTTCATTAAAAATGCTGATGAACGCTTCAAAATTGTCGAAAAAAATGACGATGATTTAGCCACCATTATTTACACTTCGGGAACAACGGGTGTTCCGAAAGGAGTGATGTTGACTCACGGGAATTTTCAAAAATGTTGCGATGCCCATTTCGATTTCTTTAAATTCAGAAATTTTGAAGGGGAACATTCTTTGGCGTTTTTACCTTTAACACATATTTTCGAGAGAAGTTGGACTTTGCTTTGCCTCTACGGCGGTGCGAAAGTTTCATTTTTGGAAAATACCAAACTCATCGCGACCGCTTTAACTGAAGTTAAACCAACCATGATGTGCTCTGTTCCAAGGTTCTACCAAAAAATTTATGCGGGAATCCAAGAAATGGTTGCAGAAAGTTCCGATTCGAAAAAGAAAATTTTTAATTGGGCCTTGAAAAATGGGGGAGAAGTTGCGGAGTTGAAACGACTTGATAAGTCGATTCCACTTTCATTAAACTTGAAGAATGCTATTGCCAACAAATTGGTTTTCAATAAAATAAAAAACAAATTGGGTGGAAATCTTTGGTTCATGCCATGTGGAGGAGCTTCAATTTCTTCCGAAGTCACAAAATTTTTTGATGCGATGGGAATTCACATTACCGTTGGTTATGGATTGACAGAAACTACGGCTACTTTAACCGCATTTCCCCTGCAAAATTACGAACACGGAACAGCGGGAATCACTCTTGGCGACACCCAAATTAAGATAGGCGAAAACGATGAAATTTTGGCAAAAGGAAGCGGAATCATGAAAGGCTACTACAAAAAACCCCACGAAACCGCCGAAGTTTTTACCGAAGATGGTTGGTTCAAAACAGGCGATGCAGGAGAATTTGACGAGAAGGGAAACCTTGTTATCACCGATAGAATCAAGGATTTGATGAAGACTTCTAACGGAAAATATATCGCACCGCAACCGATTGAAAATATGCTGTCCAACAATAATTTCATTACTCAAGCGATGGTGATTGCAGAGGGAAAACCTTATGTAACCGCATTGATAATCCCTAATTTTGAAGCGTTGAAAGAGCAGCTCCCAAAGATGAATATTAATTTTACCAATTGGGAAGAAGTTGTAAATTTAGATGAGGTAAAGGAATTTTACCACCAAAAAATCAACGAGATTCAACACTCGTTTTCAGGATTTGAGAAGGTGAAAAAATTTGTTTTAATGCCGTCAGAATTCGAGATTGCAAGTGGCGAAATAACACCAACTTTAAAGGTGAAACGAAATGTGGTGATGAAAAAATATTCTGACTTAATTGATAAAATGTACCATAATTAA
- a CDS encoding NAD-dependent epimerase/dehydratase family protein, whose translation MTLVTGATGILGRVIVLELLKRGKTVRATKRKTSNLEEVRHSFKFYTENPDEFFNKIEWVDIDFDDIDSLKIAVNGVEEVYHCAAKVSFHPNARKKMYHSNIDGTKNLLYACENSSVKKFCFVSSIAVLDGFNEKGMMDEDSDFNSKLEHSAYAESKHFSEMEVWRASAEGLNVVIVNPGMIIGSGNWNESSGLIYENFTKGFTFSGGTSYVDVRDVAKISVELMEKNIFGERFILISENKRYSEMTNFVRNKLGKSTPKILSKLVLNFAKILNFYFGWFIPSLKMANKVNIESVTNLNTVSNQKIRERLDYQFIPIEESLDFHLKNYRQDKKL comes from the coding sequence ATGACACTCGTAACCGGCGCTACAGGAATTCTCGGCAGAGTAATCGTTTTGGAACTTCTGAAACGCGGAAAAACGGTTCGTGCCACGAAAAGAAAAACGAGCAATCTTGAAGAAGTTCGCCATTCTTTCAAATTTTATACGGAGAATCCCGACGAATTTTTCAATAAAATTGAATGGGTTGATATCGATTTTGATGACATAGATTCGTTAAAAATAGCGGTAAATGGAGTAGAAGAAGTGTATCACTGCGCCGCAAAAGTCAGTTTCCATCCCAATGCTCGTAAGAAAATGTATCATAGCAATATTGATGGAACTAAAAACTTGCTTTACGCTTGTGAAAACTCATCGGTGAAAAAATTCTGCTTCGTGAGCTCCATTGCGGTTCTCGACGGATTTAATGAAAAGGGTATGATGGATGAAGATTCCGATTTCAATTCAAAACTCGAACATTCAGCTTATGCAGAATCGAAACATTTTTCAGAAATGGAAGTTTGGCGCGCTTCGGCAGAAGGTTTAAACGTGGTCATCGTAAATCCTGGAATGATTATCGGCAGCGGAAACTGGAACGAAAGCAGTGGATTGATTTATGAAAACTTCACGAAAGGTTTCACTTTTTCGGGCGGAACTTCTTATGTTGATGTTCGCGATGTTGCGAAAATTTCCGTGGAATTGATGGAGAAAAATATTTTCGGGGAGCGATTTATATTGATTTCTGAAAATAAACGATACAGTGAAATGACCAATTTCGTGCGAAATAAATTAGGAAAATCTACTCCGAAAATTCTTTCAAAATTGGTGTTGAATTTTGCTAAAATTTTAAATTTCTACTTTGGATGGTTTATTCCATCTTTGAAAATGGCGAACAAAGTCAACATCGAATCGGTCACAAATTTGAATACCGTTTCCAATCAAAAAATTAGGGAACGTCTTGATTATCAATTTATTCCCATAGAAGAAAGTCTTGATTTTCACTTAAAAAACTATAGACAAGACAAAAAATTGTAG
- a CDS encoding alpha/beta fold hydrolase yields the protein MNNILHSKIYGQEKSGTPLLVFHGLFGMLDNWGSFGKEMGELFPVHLIDLRNHGKSFHSEEMSHDDLAHDITHYMEHYGIQKANLLGHSLGGKAVMQFAIKYPLKVEKLIVVDIGPKAYPPHHQGILKALESVDFNQVNSRQEVEEILQQFIPEKSVIQFLAKNLYWKEEKKLAWRFNLKTLSEKYSDFVSNAIKFGVFTGETLVIAGEKSNYILPQDEFQIKQQFPNSSIVKIPNAGHWVQAENPKDFNEVVKDFLMHQFID from the coding sequence ATGAATAACATCCTCCACTCAAAAATATACGGACAAGAAAAATCAGGAACGCCGCTTCTCGTTTTCCACGGACTTTTCGGAATGCTCGACAATTGGGGAAGTTTCGGGAAGGAAATGGGCGAACTTTTTCCTGTGCATTTAATTGATTTAAGAAACCACGGCAAAAGTTTTCATTCCGAAGAAATGTCGCACGACGATTTGGCGCACGACATCACCCATTACATGGAACATTACGGAATACAGAAAGCCAATTTGCTCGGTCATTCTTTAGGCGGAAAAGCGGTGATGCAATTCGCCATCAAATATCCTTTAAAAGTCGAGAAATTGATCGTTGTAGATATCGGTCCAAAAGCTTATCCACCGCATCATCAAGGAATTTTGAAAGCGTTGGAAAGTGTGGATTTCAACCAAGTAAATTCACGCCAGGAAGTTGAGGAAATTTTACAGCAATTCATTCCCGAAAAATCTGTCATTCAGTTTCTTGCAAAAAATTTATATTGGAAAGAGGAAAAGAAATTAGCTTGGCGTTTCAACTTGAAAACTTTATCTGAAAAATACAGCGATTTCGTTTCTAATGCGATTAAATTTGGAGTTTTTACCGGAGAAACTTTAGTTATTGCAGGCGAAAAATCAAATTATATTTTGCCGCAGGATGAATTTCAAATCAAGCAGCAATTCCCAAATTCTTCCATTGTTAAAATTCCCAACGCAGGACATTGGGTTCAAGCAGAAAATCCAAAGGATTTTAATGAAGTGGTGAAAGATTTTTTAATGCATCAATTTATTGATTAA
- a CDS encoding DUF6922 domain-containing protein — MDSTITVHDFSAHLFWDVDLEKFDLDQYKEFIVQRVLEYGMLKYWILLKDL; from the coding sequence ATGGATTCTACAATCACAGTTCATGATTTTTCAGCACACCTTTTTTGGGATGTGGATTTGGAGAAATTTGATTTGGACCAATACAAGGAATTTATCGTTCAGCGTGTTTTGGAATATGGAATGCTGAAGTATTGGATTTTGCTAAAAGATCTGTAG
- a CDS encoding alpha/beta hydrolase — protein sequence MQRGFTIESSYFQGNQGRKINAWLLKPKKNSALKSVFALHGNSGNINTHFENFANLTDFGFQVFIFDYSGFGYSEGKANRKNALEDSYIAFEFFKNLSEVKNTQKIIYGQSIGGNFAIPVAKKNQNEIEGLVVEGTFLQTDDIANHYVPVFGKIIVKNNFDNEENLKNFRKPILVIHSKDDKIVPEKLGRKLFEKANPPKNFTLIEKCHVCGIRFYAGEIAEKINKVIFKN from the coding sequence TTGCAGCGCGGTTTTACCATTGAAAGCTCTTATTTTCAAGGAAACCAAGGTCGGAAAATCAACGCATGGCTTTTAAAACCCAAGAAAAATAGTGCTCTAAAATCTGTCTTCGCACTGCACGGAAATTCGGGAAATATCAATACTCATTTCGAAAATTTCGCTAATTTGACGGATTTTGGGTTTCAGGTTTTTATTTTCGATTATTCGGGATTCGGTTATTCCGAGGGAAAAGCAAACAGAAAAAATGCTTTAGAAGATTCTTATATTGCTTTTGAATTTTTCAAAAATCTAAGCGAAGTAAAAAACACTCAAAAAATAATTTACGGGCAATCCATCGGTGGAAATTTCGCAATTCCTGTTGCAAAAAAAAATCAGAACGAAATCGAAGGTTTGGTTGTGGAGGGAACTTTTTTGCAAACCGACGATATTGCGAATCATTATGTGCCTGTTTTTGGGAAAATTATTGTTAAAAATAATTTCGACAACGAAGAAAATCTCAAAAATTTCAGAAAGCCAATATTGGTTATACACAGCAAGGACGATAAGATTGTTCCCGAAAAATTGGGCAGAAAACTTTTTGAAAAAGCTAATCCACCAAAAAATTTTACGCTGATAGAAAAATGCCATGTCTGTGGAATAAGATTTTATGCGGGAGAAATTGCAGAAAAAATAAACAAAGTCATTTTTAAAAATTAG
- a CDS encoding pyridoxine 5'-phosphate synthase: protein MTKLSVNINKIATLRNARGGEFPSVTEAAVKLQKFGAKGITVHPRPDERHITRIDVYDLKPLITTEFNIEGNPHRPFIDMVLEVKPEQVTLVPDADDAITSNAGWDCEKNLEFLKSVISEFKNAGIRTSIFLDPNPEMVKFAAETGTDRIELYTEAYAKKYPINKEEAVKPYYETAVEAAKFGLGINAGHDLSLDNLKYFAENIPNLLEVSIGHALISEALYLGLENTVQAYLKRLATW, encoded by the coding sequence ATGACAAAACTGAGCGTAAATATCAATAAAATTGCCACCCTTAGAAATGCAAGAGGCGGTGAATTTCCGAGCGTTACAGAGGCTGCTGTAAAATTGCAAAAATTTGGTGCAAAGGGAATTACAGTTCATCCGCGTCCCGACGAAAGGCACATCACAAGAATAGATGTCTATGATTTAAAACCTTTAATTACCACGGAATTTAATATTGAAGGAAATCCACACCGACCTTTTATTGATATGGTTTTGGAAGTAAAACCTGAACAGGTGACTTTGGTTCCCGATGCAGATGATGCGATCACTTCCAATGCAGGTTGGGATTGCGAAAAGAATTTAGAGTTTTTAAAATCGGTGATTTCTGAATTCAAAAATGCGGGAATTAGAACCTCCATTTTTCTCGACCCAAATCCTGAAATGGTGAAATTTGCCGCAGAAACAGGTACGGACAGAATTGAACTTTACACCGAAGCTTACGCAAAAAAGTATCCGATCAACAAAGAGGAAGCCGTAAAGCCCTATTACGAAACCGCAGTTGAAGCTGCAAAATTTGGTTTGGGAATCAACGCAGGTCACGATTTGAGTTTGGACAATCTAAAATATTTCGCAGAAAATATTCCCAACTTACTGGAAGTTTCCATTGGTCACGCCTTGATTTCCGAAGCTTTATATTTGGGGTTGGAAAACACGGTTCAGGCATATTTGAAGCGATTGGCTACTTGGTAA
- a CDS encoding mechanosensitive ion channel family protein, translating to MNNELKDTKDFLQTISDTLHFWLRDNFPDSWVLLSQIVFKFLLLIGLVYAIDFMVKLFLNGIFKIFFNKDKYPVLKSIYQSRITNSFSHLIALLFGSFALFSIFYRHPKSFTFLERMVGLAIVFVVAGMLYRGLNAFRNYFIIQQDFYKIIALNAVSQTVKIFGIFVSSVVAICVIFGISGSAIVGSLGAITAVLVLVFRDTILGFVTGIHVATSKNLKVGDWIGIPKYNLEGNIEDINLLTTKIQNFDKTISTIPTYDLLTTEIKNIQVMSESNTRRIKRSIIFNINSFKFLGRESIDKLAKINLITDYLGIKKEEMIKEREHIKNPELLINGRQLTNIGVFREYVFNYLKNNQYIDQNGTIIVRQLENTPQGMPLEIYCFTNSSEWSNYEDIQADIFDHLLVASKEFELEVVQFSKV from the coding sequence ATGAACAACGAACTGAAAGATACCAAAGATTTTCTGCAAACCATAAGTGACACGCTTCATTTTTGGTTGAGGGACAATTTTCCCGACAGTTGGGTATTGCTAAGTCAGATCGTGTTCAAGTTTTTACTTTTGATTGGGTTGGTTTACGCCATCGACTTTATGGTTAAACTTTTCTTGAATGGAATTTTCAAGATCTTTTTTAATAAAGATAAATATCCGGTTCTAAAGTCAATTTATCAGTCCCGAATTACCAATTCCTTCTCTCATTTGATTGCGCTTTTGTTCGGAAGTTTTGCGCTGTTTTCCATTTTTTACCGTCATCCCAAAAGTTTCACTTTTTTGGAAAGAATGGTTGGTTTGGCGATCGTTTTTGTGGTGGCAGGAATGCTTTACCGTGGTTTGAATGCTTTTAGAAATTATTTCATCATTCAACAGGATTTTTACAAGATTATTGCACTCAATGCGGTATCACAAACCGTAAAGATTTTTGGAATTTTTGTTTCTTCGGTTGTTGCAATTTGTGTGATTTTTGGGATAAGCGGTTCTGCAATCGTGGGTAGTTTGGGAGCAATTACAGCGGTCTTGGTATTGGTTTTCCGTGATACGATTCTGGGATTTGTAACGGGAATTCATGTGGCAACTTCCAAAAACTTAAAGGTTGGTGATTGGATCGGAATTCCGAAATATAATTTAGAAGGAAATATTGAGGACATCAATCTTCTGACCACAAAAATTCAAAATTTCGATAAAACCATTTCAACGATTCCGACTTATGATTTGTTGACGACGGAAATCAAGAACATTCAAGTGATGTCTGAAAGTAACACGAGAAGGATTAAACGGTCGATTATTTTTAACATCAACTCCTTTAAATTTTTAGGCAGAGAAAGCATCGACAAACTCGCAAAAATTAATCTCATCACTGATTATCTTGGAATTAAAAAAGAAGAAATGATTAAAGAGCGGGAACACATAAAAAATCCTGAACTTTTGATCAATGGAAGACAGCTCACCAACATCGGCGTTTTCCGCGAATATGTTTTTAATTATCTGAAAAATAATCAGTACATCGACCAAAACGGAACCATTATAGTAAGACAACTCGAAAATACTCCGCAAGGAATGCCGCTTGAAATATATTGTTTTACCAACAGTTCGGAATGGTCGAATTATGAAGATATCCAAGCCGATATTTTCGACCATCTTCTGGTGGCTTCCAAGGAATTTGAGTTGGAAGTAGTACAGTTTTCAAAAGTGTAA
- a CDS encoding DUF456 domain-containing protein, translating to MDYTFIYLITVVLMILGILGTFIPVLPGLLLSLCGLLIYKFGTDAPLSMVYVWIFVALTAISVVLNYVIPARTNRKYGGTRWGSVGSVIGTFAGMFFIPVPFGFLIGMFLGVFIGELLHDANDKKKAWNSTKGALIGFLYGTGFNLMVALAMFLVVIIDLFK from the coding sequence ATGGACTACACCTTCATTTATCTCATTACCGTCGTTTTAATGATTTTAGGAATCTTGGGAACTTTCATTCCTGTTTTACCCGGACTTTTGTTAAGTTTATGCGGTTTGCTCATCTACAAATTTGGTACCGATGCACCACTTTCCATGGTTTATGTTTGGATTTTTGTGGCCTTAACAGCAATTTCAGTAGTTTTAAATTATGTAATTCCTGCACGAACCAACAGAAAATATGGCGGTACGAGATGGGGAAGCGTGGGTTCGGTGATTGGGACTTTTGCGGGTATGTTTTTTATTCCAGTACCTTTTGGTTTTTTGATCGGGATGTTTTTGGGCGTTTTCATCGGTGAATTACTTCATGACGCAAACGACAAAAAGAAAGCCTGGAATTCCACTAAAGGCGCTTTAATTGGTTTCCTTTACGGAACTGGATTTAATTTGATGGTTGCTTTGGCAATGTTTTTGGTGGTGATAATTGATCTATTTAAATAA
- a CDS encoding uracil-DNA glycosylase, translating into MTWTEILAPIKNSEYYENLWQKVNAEYASTKCFPPKNQIFRALELTPFDEVKVVIIGQDPYHNDFQANGLCFSVSEEVAAPPSLRNIFTELKEDLGIERTKKELDDWAKQGVLLLNATLSVKAHSPNSHKDLGWGKFTDFIIKEISDKKENVVFVLWGAFAQKKEVLINSSKHFIIKSAHPSPFSVYRGFYGSRPFSRINDHLKSKNLPLISW; encoded by the coding sequence ATGACTTGGACTGAAATTCTTGCCCCCATCAAAAACTCCGAATATTATGAAAATCTTTGGCAGAAAGTAAATGCGGAATATGCTTCCACAAAATGCTTTCCACCAAAAAATCAGATTTTCAGAGCGTTGGAATTAACGCCTTTTGATGAAGTGAAAGTAGTGATTATTGGTCAAGACCCGTATCATAACGATTTTCAAGCAAATGGATTGTGTTTTTCGGTTTCCGAGGAAGTTGCGGCACCACCTTCTTTAAGAAACATTTTCACGGAATTGAAAGAAGATTTAGGAATTGAACGTACCAAAAAAGAACTCGATGATTGGGCGAAACAAGGAGTATTACTTCTGAATGCCACACTTTCTGTAAAGGCACATTCGCCAAATTCTCACAAAGATCTGGGTTGGGGAAAATTCACCGATTTCATTATAAAAGAAATTTCCGATAAAAAAGAAAACGTGGTTTTTGTTCTATGGGGAGCTTTCGCACAAAAAAAGGAGGTACTCATTAATTCCTCCAAACATTTTATTATTAAATCTGCCCATCCATCGCCGTTCTCGGTGTATCGTGGCTTTTACGGAAGCAGGCCTTTTTCTAGAATTAATGATCATTTAAAATCAAAAAATCTCCCACTTATTTCGTGGTAG
- a CDS encoding endonuclease MutS2, which yields MHIQKEDLNELEFPELLAEISPFAYSAKTAEKIEKLRPLPIDEAEISLKKVAEYLSSFESENPIPFDEYEDIEAELKLMMIENFRLENSAFIKIKSLTEQVGKLQKFFPPFEELFLNLNNDVKDLEYRKEVIDKIDKVFNRFGEVKSEASPILKTLRTEIQHARKAIQENFNRTLTALSSTDFLDDIRESIIDDQRVLAVKSGYKKRVSGRVLGVSKTGSITYIQPESVVKHQFKLKENLEEEKKEVDKILRKLTAEIAEFQPQLSDYQNYIFDLDLARAKAKFAEKVGGVLPKINRHKTLRLLNAFHPLLLIRNQEENKQIFPQTLTLTEHNRILCISGPNAGGKSITLKTVGLLQLMIQSGILVPVHPKSEMFFFNNLMTDIGDNQSIENHLSTYSSRLKKMSKIIREADSETLLLIDEFGTGSDPELGGALAESFLEFFYDKKSFAIITTHYTNIKLVVEQLPNAQNAAMLFDEYSLEPLYKLEVGQAGSSFTFEVAEKNKIPRFIINSAKKKVEHDIVNLDKTIVKLQQEKFEVEKLKSNLTEQKESTQNKRENLEKLNEQLQQKLFNFQKLYEEEHRKLQFGNKIEGFIDSYVKGKSRKDVVKDFVKILEQEKFRKLGSDKDETKKLQVIKRKITQQLKKENVQEKIAETNEKLEDRRKKERAVWLKVGQRVRIAGSTSVGTIEKIDKNQKVTVNYGSFKTQISGDELERI from the coding sequence GTGCACATTCAAAAAGAAGATTTAAACGAACTTGAGTTTCCGGAGCTATTAGCGGAAATCTCGCCTTTTGCGTATTCCGCCAAAACCGCAGAAAAAATTGAAAAACTTCGTCCCCTTCCAATTGACGAAGCGGAAATTTCTTTAAAAAAAGTTGCAGAATATTTGTCGAGTTTTGAAAGTGAAAACCCCATTCCCTTTGATGAATATGAAGATATTGAAGCGGAACTGAAACTGATGATGATTGAAAATTTCCGGTTGGAAAATTCAGCTTTCATTAAAATCAAAAGCTTGACGGAACAAGTCGGAAAACTTCAAAAATTTTTTCCGCCATTTGAAGAATTGTTTCTGAACCTCAATAATGACGTTAAAGATTTAGAATACCGAAAAGAAGTCATCGACAAGATTGACAAGGTTTTCAATCGTTTTGGCGAAGTGAAAAGTGAAGCTTCTCCTATCTTAAAAACGCTCAGAACAGAAATTCAACACGCCAGAAAAGCCATCCAGGAAAATTTCAACCGAACTTTGACAGCACTTTCTTCCACCGATTTTCTGGATGATATTCGTGAAAGTATTATCGATGACCAAAGAGTTTTGGCGGTAAAATCGGGTTATAAAAAAAGAGTTTCAGGGCGCGTCTTGGGTGTTTCCAAAACAGGTTCCATTACTTACATTCAGCCGGAATCGGTGGTAAAACATCAATTCAAACTTAAAGAAAATTTAGAGGAAGAAAAAAAGGAAGTCGACAAAATTTTAAGAAAACTTACCGCAGAAATTGCCGAATTCCAACCACAACTTTCTGATTATCAAAACTATATTTTTGATTTAGATTTAGCAAGGGCCAAAGCAAAATTCGCTGAAAAGGTCGGCGGCGTTTTACCTAAAATCAACCGTCACAAAACTTTGCGTTTGTTGAATGCTTTCCATCCTCTTTTGCTGATTAGAAATCAAGAAGAAAATAAGCAGATTTTTCCGCAAACTTTAACTTTAACGGAACACAACCGAATTTTGTGTATTTCCGGACCCAATGCAGGCGGAAAATCAATTACTCTAAAAACGGTTGGATTACTGCAACTGATGATTCAGAGCGGAATTCTCGTTCCCGTTCATCCAAAATCGGAAATGTTTTTCTTTAACAATTTAATGACGGACATTGGTGATAATCAATCGATTGAAAACCATCTCTCCACCTACTCTTCCCGACTGAAAAAGATGTCTAAAATTATTCGGGAAGCCGATTCAGAAACACTTTTATTGATTGACGAATTTGGAACCGGCTCTGATCCTGAATTGGGCGGAGCTTTGGCGGAAAGTTTCCTCGAATTTTTCTACGACAAGAAAAGTTTTGCCATTATCACGACGCATTACACGAACATCAAACTTGTTGTCGAGCAACTTCCGAACGCACAAAATGCAGCGATGCTCTTCGATGAATATTCATTGGAGCCGCTTTACAAATTAGAGGTTGGACAAGCCGGAAGTTCCTTCACTTTCGAAGTTGCCGAGAAAAATAAAATCCCACGTTTCATCATTAATTCCGCCAAAAAAAAGGTGGAACATGATATTGTGAACCTTGACAAAACGATTGTAAAACTTCAGCAGGAAAAATTTGAGGTCGAAAAATTAAAATCGAATTTAACAGAGCAAAAAGAATCTACCCAAAACAAGCGAGAGAATCTAGAAAAACTGAACGAGCAACTTCAGCAAAAACTTTTTAACTTTCAAAAATTATACGAAGAAGAGCACCGCAAACTTCAGTTTGGAAACAAGATTGAAGGCTTCATCGATTCTTATGTAAAAGGGAAATCGCGCAAAGATGTCGTGAAAGATTTCGTGAAGATACTCGAGCAGGAAAAATTCCGCAAACTCGGTTCTGATAAAGATGAGACGAAGAAACTTCAGGTAATAAAGCGAAAAATCACACAACAACTGAAAAAGGAAAACGTTCAGGAAAAAATTGCTGAAACCAACGAAAAATTGGAAGACCGCCGTAAAAAAGAACGTGCTGTTTGGCTGAAAGTGGGTCAACGTGTGAGAATTGCAGGTTCAACTTCCGTGGGTACGATTGAAAAAATTGATAAAAACCAGAAGGTGACGGTGAATTACGGATCGTTCAAGACTCAAATTTCGGGAGATGAGCTCGAGAGAATTTAA